The sequence below is a genomic window from Flagellimonas marinaquae.
AACTCTTATTAAAATATCGATGGCCGGGCAACATCCGTCAATTACGGAACATTGCGGAACAAATATCCGTCCTGGAGGAAGAACGCAACATTTCTGCAGTAACACTGAACAGTTATTTGCCCAATGCAAGCGGTTCCAACTTACCTGCGGTAGTTGAACAATCCAAAAAAGAAGGTGATTTTAGCAACGAACGCGAGATTTTGTACAAAGTGCTTTTTGATATGAAAGGCGACCTAAACGATCTTAAAAAATTGACCTTGGAACTATTAAAGGACAACGACTCCAATAAAGTTCAACGGGAGAACGAAGGGCTAATCCGAAAAATCTACGGCAATCAAGATGAGGAAGATATTGAACACGAAGAAAGCCTATCCACAGAATTATTGCATCTTCCGGAGCCGGTGGTAGATTCGACCGCCCCTACCCCACTACAGCAACAAGCACAGGAGGACAGGTACCATTTTGCAGAGGAAATTGAAGAAGAAGAAACCCTATCTTTACAGGAAAAAGAAATCGAATTGATAAAAAAATCACTGGAGCGCAATAAAGGAAAACGAAAAGCGGCAGCATCCGAACTGGGTATTTCCGAAAGAACGCTCTACCGAAAAATAAAGCAGTACGATCTTTAAATTACAAATGAGCAATTCATGAAATTGATGCAAAAAAACGGAATTAAGTTTGCCATGCTGGGACTGGCATTTTTCTTGCAGAGTTGTGGTGCCTATAACTTTTCTGGAGCCGATATAGGTACCGCGCAAAGTTTCCAGGTCAACTTTTTCCAAAACTATGCTGACCAAACACCTGGCTCGGTGATCGTACCCGGACTGGGCAGGGATTTTACTTTGGCTCTACAGGATATGATCAACGATCTTACCAGTCTATCACTTACCGGAAGCAATGGTGATCTAATGTACGAAGGCGAAATAGTGGAATACAAGGTCGTTCCCATGACAGCGACAGCTGACCAACTAACAGCTCAAAACCGATTGACCATGAGCGTTAATGTCCGGTTTTACAATACCACCAAAGAAGATTCAGATTTTGAAAGACGGTTTTCCTTCTTTTACGATTTTGATGCCGCAGCCTCGCTGACCTCGGTACAGGCCGCAGCACACGAAGAAATTTTTGAACGACTAACCCAAGATATTTTTAATGCATCTTTGGGAAATTGGTAACACTTTATGAACGTTTCAGATTTTATACAAATTCTTCAAAATTCGAATACCATCCTGTCCCCAAAACAAACCAGGGAACTGGAGGATATTATTGAGGAATACCCCTATTTCCAAGCAGCACGGGCTTTGCACTTAAAAGGGCTTAAAAATCTGGACAGCTACAAGTATAACAGTGCATTAAAAGTAACCGCCGCCTATACCGCGGACAGGGACGTACTTTTTGATTATATAACCTCCAAAGAGTTTATCCAGAACAATATTGCCAATGCCATTGCCGGGCGCGGTTCCAAACTCGAAGACCAGGAAGCCGTCTCCGAGGAGATTGAGCCCAACCCGGATACGGTTAGCATGCTGACCGAATCCAATGAACCAGCACTTCCACAGAATATAAACGATGCCGAACAGATCCTGAACCCAGAACTCTTTAAATCGGTTGCGCCGCAAAAAGAGAAAAAAGAGGGCACCGAACCTGAAAAAGACACAGGTACCGATTTGCAATTGGGCAAACCTCTAACTTTTACCAAAAAAGAGAAACACTCCTTTACCGAGTGGCTCCAATTAACGTCGAATACGGAGGAAACCGAAGAAGTCCAAGCTGATGTTATGGAGGAACTGGAGCGTAAGAAAAAATTTGAGCTGTTGGACAAGTTTATAGAAAACAATCCAAAAATTGTCCCCAAGGAAACCAACCCAAAAGTCAACATAAAAGAGTCTACAAGAATTGATAAAAATGAATTGATGACGGAGACTTTGGCCAAGGTTTATTTGGAGCAAAAAAAGTACAAAAAGGCCATTCAAGCTTTTAAAATATTGAGTTTGAAATATCCAGAAAAAAGTGGTTTCTTTGCAGACCAAATTCAGGCGGTGAAGAAGCTGCAGAAAGAAAAAGATAAGAAATGAGCACGTTTACAATTTTTTTGGTACTGATTATTATCGTGTGCCTTTTGTTGGTCTTGGTCATTATGGTCCAGAATCCTAAAGGTGGAGGTTTGTCATCTTCTTTTGGCGGAAGTGGCAACCAAGTTGTTGGTGGTGTAAAAAAGACAGGCGACTTCTTGGACAAGAGTACTTGGACCTTGGCCACTTTGTTGATCGTTTTAATATTGCTTTCCAATGTTTCCTTAAAAGGAAGTTATAGTCAAGCAGATTCCAAACTACTTCAAGGGGACGATACCGAAATTCCCGAGACCATTCCAGAAGAAGTACCGGAACAAGTACCAGCAACTACTCCGAGTCCAACGGACACTATCGGGTAGTATAAGTGACAAAGCATAAAAAATGCCAGCTTGAAATGACAAGCTGGCATTTTTGTTTTACAGAATGTCAGTTTTTTTCCATTGGCACAATTTCTGTCTTTTAGATACCAGAATTTTTAAAACAAACATCTAAAATTTTAAATATGGCTAAAGTAAATATCAAACCATTGGCAGACAGGGTTTTGATCGAGCCTCTACAGGCCGAGACAAAAACTGCCTCCGGTATCATTATCCCGGACAACGCAAAGGAAAAACCACAAAAGGGAACCGTTGTGGCAGTTGGCCCCGGGACCAAGGACGAAAAAGTTACCGTTAAGGTAGGCGATACCGTTCTTTATGGAAAATATGCCGGTACCGAACTCAAGCTCGATGGCACCGACTATTTGATGATGCGCGAAAGCGATATTTTGGCAATTGTTTAATTAAAAAATCAACTAGAAAGAAATGGCAAAAGATATTAAGTTTGATATTGAAGCACGTGACGGACTTAAACGTGGCGTTGATAAATTGGCCGAGGCTGTAAAAGTAACCTTGGGGCCAAAAGGTAGAAACGTTATCATCAGTAAATCTTTTGGTGCGCCCCAAGTAACCAAAGATGGTGTTTCCGTAGCAAAAGAAATCGAATTGGAAGACGCCCTTGAAGACATGGGTGCACAAATGGTGAAGGAAGTTGCTTCCAAAACCAACGA
It includes:
- a CDS encoding co-chaperone GroES — translated: MAKVNIKPLADRVLIEPLQAETKTASGIIIPDNAKEKPQKGTVVAVGPGTKDEKVTVKVGDTVLYGKYAGTELKLDGTDYLMMRESDILAIV
- the secG gene encoding preprotein translocase subunit SecG, which produces MSTFTIFLVLIIIVCLLLVLVIMVQNPKGGGLSSSFGGSGNQVVGGVKKTGDFLDKSTWTLATLLIVLILLSNVSLKGSYSQADSKLLQGDDTEIPETIPEEVPEQVPATTPSPTDTIG
- a CDS encoding LptE family protein — encoded protein: MKLMQKNGIKFAMLGLAFFLQSCGAYNFSGADIGTAQSFQVNFFQNYADQTPGSVIVPGLGRDFTLALQDMINDLTSLSLTGSNGDLMYEGEIVEYKVVPMTATADQLTAQNRLTMSVNVRFYNTTKEDSDFERRFSFFYDFDAAASLTSVQAAAHEEIFERLTQDIFNASLGNW